A single window of Athene noctua chromosome 1, bAthNoc1.hap1.1, whole genome shotgun sequence DNA harbors:
- the PCF11 gene encoding pre-mRNA cleavage complex 2 protein Pcf11 isoform X4, producing the protein MSAPESSAGSSEAREDACRDYQSSLEDLTFNSKPHINMLTILAEENVPFAKDIVSLIEAQIAKAPASEKLPVMYLMDSIVKNVGREYLTAFTKNLVATFICVFEKVDENTRKSLFKLRSTWDDIFPLKKLYALDVRVNSLDPAWPIKPLPPNVNTSSIHVNPKFLNKSPEESTAPTSAVTSGASTPPAVPEIQKNLTQEQLIRQQLLAKQKQLLELQQKKLELELEQTKAQLAVSLSVQQGSSTIASVPAPSKQHVSPTPHMTVKPPHQTAVQSEKNKPSPSPPLHDIKIVNRDPRLNRMAQHSSHAKDQSHRKEFPPNTTSQSDTKANKTTQAEKQNSKQEKLKASEKTQKKELDQSEAKSKSPSPLKNKIPNTKDTKTQECESTKVSEISKRDPRLKRHLQDKSEGKEEEIKEKRRNTEKKEKEEHKTCEHRPVGSRNKVINGAVQKQDTSTEESEKQGGKQGRSSGRKRSRSRSPKARSPSTHSPKRRERRSPKRRLRSLSPTSSAPKIGKIRQIGPKQSHVEEGTQAARDERNSNKRNVKQEVRDPRRVKKAQEDRPQEAASQHSTKASPDPKENAENWQGSKSGKRWKSGWEENKNSQQNEEHQALGKSPHQRHRENWPNSKGILSPRAPKQQHRLSVDANLQIPKELTSASKRELLKKANERLTSGEITQDEFLMVAHQIRQLFQYQEGKHRCSVWDSPTEEKCGLKKKPLLSDAELTYYEHKAKLKRTQVQHSLSRLDLLDPDDILEYHIPDSLLSGIECEQAKAKRGVQFDRKEPFGERSRRHSPVSGTNRPFADNLSPLESRRRLEEQNATKGAREEPRSPFSERFKRARYEDPEKAPFPESPGSRFGGIEAKQRISALMEDRPLFDGSPRQAASRVGVDGQGSPFVDGAAAGSSSRIDGPPGQAAMRFEGPLVGAGASQFDGPLAGAGGAGALRFDGPPGQLAGGLRFEGPPGQVGGGGPLRFDGPLGQIGGSLRFEGPAGQPVGSPRFEGTGVGLKFEGPRGQPSGVLRFEGLHGQPMGPRGQPGGVLRFEGHHGQPLGPHGQPGGGLRFEGSHLQPLGPHGQPGGGLRFEGQHGQPMGPHGPSGAGLRFDGPHGPSGAGLRLEGPHGQPGVGPRLIDGPVHQGAGGHRFDGPLGRAGPRFDGCHAAAFDGQPGQLPLLQRFDGIHGQPGPRFERTPGQQAQPRFDTAIPQRFDGPHQPASRFDLPLGLQGARFENVANHPASRLEMSPYGQGGPFVEHPGQGYNGPSHGMPFQRPDIFDGSPGPNFNGPAGPGAQNFPLRPAGHYFDEKTLQGPQYGNFNNMPLGSNQVPLMSAQPGPYGQGQQYLPNPGSFVQNPAGALPHSYPDNHLGQLDVNELFAKLLSTGILKLSKTDSTSALNETSAQPAAEEEDDDQNEDQNVPDLTNFTVEELRQRYDSVINRLYTGIQCYSCGMRFTTSQTDVYADHLDWHYRQNRTEKDVSRKITHRRWYYSLTDWIEFEEIADLEERAKSQYFEKVNEEVVLKTQEAAKEKEFQSVPAGPAGAVESCEICREQFEQYWDEEEEEWHLKNAIRVDEKIYHPSCYEDYQNTSSFDCTPSPSKTPVENPLNIMLNIVKQETQESCDSPKVKEEPDDTPTACAEESTPASTDIKTEPDESI; encoded by the exons ATGTCGGCCCCGGAGAGCAGCGCTGGTAGCAGCGAGGCCCGGGAGGACGCGTGCCGCGATTACCAGTCGTCGCTGGAAGACCTGACGTTCAACAGCAAGCCGCACATCAACATGCTGACCATCCTGGCCGAGGAGAACGTGCCCTTCGCCAAGGACATCGTCTCCCTGATCGAGGCGCAAATCGCCAAG GCTCCTGCATCAGAGAAGCTCCCTGTTATGTACCTTATGGATTCCATTGTCAAGAATGTGGGAAGAGAATATCTTACTGCATTTACTAAAAACCTAGTTGCaacatttatttgtgtatttgaaAAG gTGGATGAAAATACtagaaaaagtttatttaaattacGCTCCACATGGgatgatatttttcctttgaagaaactATATGCACTTGATGTCAGAGTCAACTCATTAGATCCTGCTTGGCCAATTAAACCTCTGCCCCCAAATGTGAATACTTCTAGCATCCATGTGAATCCTAAGTTTTTAAATAAATCG cCAGAGGAATCTACTGCACCTACCTCTGCTGTCACTTCTGGTGCCTCTACTCCTCCAGCTGttcctgaaatacaaaagaaTTTGACACAGGAGCAACTGATAAGGCAGCAATTGCTTGCAAAGCAAAAGCAGTTGTTAGAACTTCAGCAAAAAAAATTAGAGCTGGAGCTGGAACAGACTAAAGCACAGTTG gCTGTATCTCTTAGTGTTCAGCAAGGATCATCTACTATAGCTTCAGTTCCAGCACCTTCCAAGCAACACGTGTCTCCCACACCTCATATGACAGTTAAACCACCTCATCAAACTGCTGTGCAATCCGAAAAAAATAAACCATCCCCAAGCCCTCCACTTCATGATATCAAAATAGTAAATAGGGATCCTCGACTTAATCGGATGGCTCAACATTCTTCTCATGCTAAAGATCAATCTCATCGGAAAGAATTTCCACCGAACACAACCAGTCAGTCTGATACCAAGgcaaacaaaacaacacaggctgaaaaacaaaactcaaaacaagaaaaattaaaagcaagtgaaaaaacacagaagaaagaacTTGACCAGTCAGAAGCAAAATCTAAATCACCATCTCCTTTGAAAAATAAGATACCCAATACTAAAGATACTAAAACCCAGGAATGTGAAAGCACAAAAGTATCTGAAATTAGTAAGCGGGATCCAAGACTGAAAAGACATCTTCAAGATAAGTCAGAGGGCaaagaggaggaaataaaagaaaagaggagaaatacagagaaaaaagaaaaagaggaacatAAGACATGTGAACATAGACCAGTTGGCAGCAGAAATAAAGTAATTAATGGTGCTGTTCAGAAACAAGACACAAGTACAGAGGAGTCAGAAAAACAGGGTGGAAAACAAGGGAGATCAAGTGGTAGAAAACGATCACGATCACGGTCTCCTAAGGCACGGTCACCATCTACACATTCCCCAAAAAGACGAGAGAGGAGATCACCCAAAAGACGACTTAGAAGTTTATCTCCCACTTCATCAGCACCTAAAATTGGAAAGATACGTCAGATAGGCCCTAAGCAGTCTCATGTTGAAGAAGGCACACAAGCAGCAAGAGATGAAAGAAATTCTAATAAGAGAAATGTTAAACAAGAGGTGCGAGATCCGAGGAGAGTGAAAAAAGCCCAAGAAGATAGGCCTCAAGAAGCAGCAAGCCAGCATTCCACAAAAGCTTCTCCTGATCCAAAGGAGAATGCAGAAAACTGGCAAGGATCCAAATCAGGCAAGAGGTGGAAATCTGgttgggaagaaaataaaaa CTCCCAGCAGAATGAAGAACACCAAGCACTTGGTAAATCCCCTCACCAAAGACACCGGGAAAACTGGCCTAATAGTAAAGGAATTTTATCACCCCGAGCACCAAAGCAGCAGCACCGGTTAAGTGTGGATGCCAATTTACAGATTCCCAAAGAATTGACATCTGCAAGCAAGAGAGAATTACTTAAGAAG GCCAATGAACGCTTAACATCTGGTGAAATAACACAAGATGAGTTCCTCATGGTAGCTCATCAGATCCGACAGCTGTTCCAGTATCAGGAAGGGAAGCACAGATGTAGTGTCTGGGATAGCCCTACAGAGGAAAAATGTGGTTTGAAAAAGAAACCTCTTCTGTCGGATGCAGAATTAACATATTATGAACATAAGGCTAAACTAAAAAGAACACAAGTCCAGCATTCGTTGTCGAGGCTTGATCTGTTGGATCCAGATGATATTTTGGAATACCATATACCTGATTCATTGCTTTCTGGGATAGAATGTGAGCAAGCAAAAGCCAAGCGTGGAGTACAGTTTGACAGGAAAGAACCATTTGGAGAAAGATCAAGGAGACACTCTCCTGTAAGTGGCACTAATAGACCTTTTGCTGATAACCTCTCACCACTTGAGAGTCGACGAAGACTTGAGGAACAGAATGCAACTAAAGGAGCAAGAG AAGAACCAAGATCACCATTCAGTGAACGTTTCAAAAGAGCTAGATATGAAGATCCAGAGAAAGCACCATTTCCAGAAAGCCCAGGATCACGATTTGGGGGCATTGAAGCAAAGCAGAGGATAAGTGCACTAATGGAAGACAGACCTCTATTTGATGGCTCACCTAGGCAGGCTGCTTCCAGAGTTGGAGTAGATGGACAGGGCAGCCCTTTTGTtgatggtgctgctgctggttcAAGTTCCAGAATTGACGGGCCACCTGGACAGGCTGCTATGAGATTTGAGGGGCCTTTGGTGGGGGCAGGTGCATCTCAGTTTGATGGACcgctggcaggagcagggggagctgGAGCTCTAAGATTTGATGGGCCACCAGGGCAGCTGGCAGGGGGCCTGAGGTTTGAAGGACCACCAGGACAGGTTGGTGGAGGAGGTCCACTGAGGTTTGATGGACCTCTTGGGCAGATAGGTGGGTCTTTGCGGTTTGAGGGGCCTGCAGGGCAGCCTGTAGGTAGTCCTAGATTTGAAGGAACTGGAGTTGGCCTCAAGTTTGAGGGTCCCCGTGGCCAGCCTTCAGGTGTTCTCAGGTTTGAGGGACTTCATGGTCAACCTATGGGGCCTCGAGGTCAGCCAGGTGGTGTTCTCAGGTTTGAGGGACATCATGGTCAGCCCTTGGGGCCTCATGGTCAACCAGGGGGTGGCCTCAGGTTTGAGGGGTCACATTTACAGCCATTGGGGCCTCATGGCCAACCTGGAGGTGGCCTCAGATTTGAGGGGCAACATGGTCAGCCTATGGGGCCACATGGACCATCAGGTGCTGGGCTGAGATTTGACGGGCCACATGGACCATCAGGTGCTGGGCTGAGATTGGAAGGACCACATGGTCAGCCAGGTGTAGGTCCTAGATTGATTGATGGACCAGTACACCAGGGAGCTGGTGGACATAGATTTGATGGTCCTCTGGGTCGGGCTGGTCCAAGATTTGATGGTTGTCATGCAGCTGCATTTGATGGTCAGCCTGGACAGCTGCCTCTCTTGCAAAGATTTGATGGAATTCATGGACAGCCTGGTCCAAGATTTGAAAGGACACCTGGCCAACAGGCACAACCACGATTTGATACAGCCATACCTCAAAGATTTGATGGACCTCACCAGCCAGCCTCTAGATTTGACTTGCCCCTTGGCCTTCAAGGTGCGCGTTTTGAAAATGTAGCTAACCATCCTGCCTCAAGACTAGAAATGTCACCATATGGACAAGGTGGTCCGTTTGTCGAACATCCCGGCCAGGGCTACAATGGACCATCTCATGGGATGCCGTTCCAGAGACCTGATATATTTGATGGTTCACCTGGACCAAATTTCAATGGgccagctggcccaggagcacAGAATTTCCCATTGAGACCAGCTGGACATTACTTTGATGAAAAAACTCTTCAGGGTCCTCAATATGGGAACTTCAATAATATGCCACTGGGAAGTAATCAG GTTCCTCTCATGTCTGCTCAACCAGGGCCTTATGGCCAAGGTCAACAGTATTTGCCAAATCCTGGAAGTTTTGTTCAGAACCCTGCAG GAGCCCTTCCACATTCATATCCTGATAACCATCTTGGACAGCTTGATGTCAATGAATTGTTTGCTAAACTGCTGTCAACAGGGATCCTCAAACTGTCAAAAACTGATTCCACTTCAGCAC TGAATGAAACATCAGCCCAGCCAGCTGctgaagaggaagatgatgacCAGAATGAAGATCAAAATGTTCCAGACCTCACTAACTTCACAGTTGAAGAACTCAGACA gcGCTATGATAGTGTTATAAATCGACTGTACACTGGGATTCAGTGTTATTCATGTGGAATGAGATTCACTACTTCACAGACAGATGTTTATGCGGATCATTTAGACTGGCATTATCGTCAGAACCGGACAGAAAAAGATGTTAGCAGAAAAATTACACACAGAAGATGGTACTACAGTTTAACA GACTGGATTGAATTTGAAGAAATAGCTGATCTAGAGGAGCGTGCAAAAAGCCAGTATTTTGAAAAAGTTAATGAAGAGGTTGTGTTGAAGACACAAGAAGCTGCGAAAGAGAAGGAGTTTCAGAGTGTCCCTGCTGGACCAGCTGGAGCAGTTGAG AGCTGTGAAATTTGCCGAGAGCAATTTGAACAGTATTgggatgaagaagaggaagagtggCACCTGAAGAATGCTATCAGAGTAGATGAAAAG ATTTACCATCCATCTTGCTATGAAGATTACCAAAAC ACATCATCATTTGACTGCACACCATCTCCCAGCAAGACTCCTGTAGAAAATCCACTAAATATAATGTTGAACATTGTTAAACAAGAAACACAAGAGTCCTGTGACTCACCTAAAGTCAAAGAAGAACCTGATGACACCCCTACTGCCTGTGCAGAAGAGAGCACACCTGCATCTACAGATATTAAAACAGAACCTGATGAGTCTATTTAA
- the PCF11 gene encoding pre-mRNA cleavage complex 2 protein Pcf11 isoform X5, with translation MSAPESSAGSSEAREDACRDYQSSLEDLTFNSKPHINMLTILAEENVPFAKDIVSLIEAQIAKAPASEKLPVMYLMDSIVKNVGREYLTAFTKNLVATFICVFEKVDENTRKSLFKLRSTWDDIFPLKKLYALDVRVNSLDPAWPIKPLPPNVNTSSIHVNPKFLNKSPEESTAPTSAVTSGASTPPAVPEIQKNLTQEQLIRQQLLAKQKQLLELQQKKLELELEQTKAQLAVSLSVQQGSSTIASVPAPSKQHVSPTPHMTVKPPHQTAVQSEKNKPSPSPPLHDIKIVNRDPRLNRMAQHSSHAKDQSHRKEFPPNTTSQSDTKANKTTQAEKQNSKQEKLKASEKTQKKELDQSEAKSKSPSPLKNKIPNTKDTKTQECESTKVSEISKRDPRLKRHLQDKSEGKEEEIKEKRRNTEKKEKEEHKTCEHRPVGSRNKVINGAVQKQDTSTEESEKQGGKQGRSSGRKRSRSRSPKARSPSTHSPKRRERRSPKRRLRSLSPTSSAPKIGKIRQIGPKQSHVEEGTQAARDERNSNKRNVKQEVRDPRRVKKAQEDRPQEAASQHSTKASPDPKENAENWQGSKSGKRWKSGWEENKNSQQNEEHQALGKSPHQRHRENWPNSKGILSPRAPKQQHRLSVDANLQIPKELTSASKRELLKKANERLTSGEITQDEFLMVAHQIRQLFQYQEGKHRCVREEPRSPFSERFKRARYEDPEKAPFPESPGSRFGGIEAKQRISALMEDRPLFDGSPRQAASRVGVDGQGSPFVDGAAAGSSSRIDGPPGQAAMRFEGPLVGAGASQFDGPLAGAGGAGALRFDGPPGQLAGGLRFEGPPGQVGGGGPLRFDGPLGQIGGSLRFEGPAGQPVGSPRFEGTGVGLKFEGPRGQPSGVLRFEGLHGQPMGPRGQPGGVLRFEGHHGQPLGPHGQPGGGLRFEGSHLQPLGPHGQPGGGLRFEGQHGQPMGPHGPSGAGLRFDGPHGPSGAGLRLEGPHGQPGVGPRLIDGPVHQGAGGHRFDGPLGRAGPRFDGCHAAAFDGQPGQLPLLQRFDGIHGQPGPRFERTPGQQAQPRFDTAIPQRFDGPHQPASRFDLPLGLQGARFENVANHPASRLEMSPYGQGGPFVEHPGQGYNGPSHGMPFQRPDIFDGSPGPNFNGPAGPGAQNFPLRPAGHYFDEKTLQGPQYGNFNNMPLGSNQVPLMSAQPGPYGQGQQYLPNPGSFVQNPAGALPHSYPDNHLGQLDVNELFAKLLSTGILKLSKTDSTSAQVNETSAQPAAEEEDDDQNEDQNVPDLTNFTVEELRQRYDSVINRLYTGIQCYSCGMRFTTSQTDVYADHLDWHYRQNRTEKDVSRKITHRRWYYSLTDWIEFEEIADLEERAKSQYFEKVNEEVVLKTQEAAKEKEFQSVPAGPAGAVESCEICREQFEQYWDEEEEEWHLKNAIRVDEKIYHPSCYEDYQNTSSFDCTPSPSKTPVENPLNIMLNIVKQETQESCDSPKVKEEPDDTPTACAEESTPASTDIKTEPDESI, from the exons ATGTCGGCCCCGGAGAGCAGCGCTGGTAGCAGCGAGGCCCGGGAGGACGCGTGCCGCGATTACCAGTCGTCGCTGGAAGACCTGACGTTCAACAGCAAGCCGCACATCAACATGCTGACCATCCTGGCCGAGGAGAACGTGCCCTTCGCCAAGGACATCGTCTCCCTGATCGAGGCGCAAATCGCCAAG GCTCCTGCATCAGAGAAGCTCCCTGTTATGTACCTTATGGATTCCATTGTCAAGAATGTGGGAAGAGAATATCTTACTGCATTTACTAAAAACCTAGTTGCaacatttatttgtgtatttgaaAAG gTGGATGAAAATACtagaaaaagtttatttaaattacGCTCCACATGGgatgatatttttcctttgaagaaactATATGCACTTGATGTCAGAGTCAACTCATTAGATCCTGCTTGGCCAATTAAACCTCTGCCCCCAAATGTGAATACTTCTAGCATCCATGTGAATCCTAAGTTTTTAAATAAATCG cCAGAGGAATCTACTGCACCTACCTCTGCTGTCACTTCTGGTGCCTCTACTCCTCCAGCTGttcctgaaatacaaaagaaTTTGACACAGGAGCAACTGATAAGGCAGCAATTGCTTGCAAAGCAAAAGCAGTTGTTAGAACTTCAGCAAAAAAAATTAGAGCTGGAGCTGGAACAGACTAAAGCACAGTTG gCTGTATCTCTTAGTGTTCAGCAAGGATCATCTACTATAGCTTCAGTTCCAGCACCTTCCAAGCAACACGTGTCTCCCACACCTCATATGACAGTTAAACCACCTCATCAAACTGCTGTGCAATCCGAAAAAAATAAACCATCCCCAAGCCCTCCACTTCATGATATCAAAATAGTAAATAGGGATCCTCGACTTAATCGGATGGCTCAACATTCTTCTCATGCTAAAGATCAATCTCATCGGAAAGAATTTCCACCGAACACAACCAGTCAGTCTGATACCAAGgcaaacaaaacaacacaggctgaaaaacaaaactcaaaacaagaaaaattaaaagcaagtgaaaaaacacagaagaaagaacTTGACCAGTCAGAAGCAAAATCTAAATCACCATCTCCTTTGAAAAATAAGATACCCAATACTAAAGATACTAAAACCCAGGAATGTGAAAGCACAAAAGTATCTGAAATTAGTAAGCGGGATCCAAGACTGAAAAGACATCTTCAAGATAAGTCAGAGGGCaaagaggaggaaataaaagaaaagaggagaaatacagagaaaaaagaaaaagaggaacatAAGACATGTGAACATAGACCAGTTGGCAGCAGAAATAAAGTAATTAATGGTGCTGTTCAGAAACAAGACACAAGTACAGAGGAGTCAGAAAAACAGGGTGGAAAACAAGGGAGATCAAGTGGTAGAAAACGATCACGATCACGGTCTCCTAAGGCACGGTCACCATCTACACATTCCCCAAAAAGACGAGAGAGGAGATCACCCAAAAGACGACTTAGAAGTTTATCTCCCACTTCATCAGCACCTAAAATTGGAAAGATACGTCAGATAGGCCCTAAGCAGTCTCATGTTGAAGAAGGCACACAAGCAGCAAGAGATGAAAGAAATTCTAATAAGAGAAATGTTAAACAAGAGGTGCGAGATCCGAGGAGAGTGAAAAAAGCCCAAGAAGATAGGCCTCAAGAAGCAGCAAGCCAGCATTCCACAAAAGCTTCTCCTGATCCAAAGGAGAATGCAGAAAACTGGCAAGGATCCAAATCAGGCAAGAGGTGGAAATCTGgttgggaagaaaataaaaa CTCCCAGCAGAATGAAGAACACCAAGCACTTGGTAAATCCCCTCACCAAAGACACCGGGAAAACTGGCCTAATAGTAAAGGAATTTTATCACCCCGAGCACCAAAGCAGCAGCACCGGTTAAGTGTGGATGCCAATTTACAGATTCCCAAAGAATTGACATCTGCAAGCAAGAGAGAATTACTTAAGAAG GCCAATGAACGCTTAACATCTGGTGAAATAACACAAGATGAGTTCCTCATGGTAGCTCATCAGATCCGACAGCTGTTCCAGTATCAGGAAGGGAAGCACAGAT GTGTTCGAGAAGAACCAAGATCACCATTCAGTGAACGTTTCAAAAGAGCTAGATATGAAGATCCAGAGAAAGCACCATTTCCAGAAAGCCCAGGATCACGATTTGGGGGCATTGAAGCAAAGCAGAGGATAAGTGCACTAATGGAAGACAGACCTCTATTTGATGGCTCACCTAGGCAGGCTGCTTCCAGAGTTGGAGTAGATGGACAGGGCAGCCCTTTTGTtgatggtgctgctgctggttcAAGTTCCAGAATTGACGGGCCACCTGGACAGGCTGCTATGAGATTTGAGGGGCCTTTGGTGGGGGCAGGTGCATCTCAGTTTGATGGACcgctggcaggagcagggggagctgGAGCTCTAAGATTTGATGGGCCACCAGGGCAGCTGGCAGGGGGCCTGAGGTTTGAAGGACCACCAGGACAGGTTGGTGGAGGAGGTCCACTGAGGTTTGATGGACCTCTTGGGCAGATAGGTGGGTCTTTGCGGTTTGAGGGGCCTGCAGGGCAGCCTGTAGGTAGTCCTAGATTTGAAGGAACTGGAGTTGGCCTCAAGTTTGAGGGTCCCCGTGGCCAGCCTTCAGGTGTTCTCAGGTTTGAGGGACTTCATGGTCAACCTATGGGGCCTCGAGGTCAGCCAGGTGGTGTTCTCAGGTTTGAGGGACATCATGGTCAGCCCTTGGGGCCTCATGGTCAACCAGGGGGTGGCCTCAGGTTTGAGGGGTCACATTTACAGCCATTGGGGCCTCATGGCCAACCTGGAGGTGGCCTCAGATTTGAGGGGCAACATGGTCAGCCTATGGGGCCACATGGACCATCAGGTGCTGGGCTGAGATTTGACGGGCCACATGGACCATCAGGTGCTGGGCTGAGATTGGAAGGACCACATGGTCAGCCAGGTGTAGGTCCTAGATTGATTGATGGACCAGTACACCAGGGAGCTGGTGGACATAGATTTGATGGTCCTCTGGGTCGGGCTGGTCCAAGATTTGATGGTTGTCATGCAGCTGCATTTGATGGTCAGCCTGGACAGCTGCCTCTCTTGCAAAGATTTGATGGAATTCATGGACAGCCTGGTCCAAGATTTGAAAGGACACCTGGCCAACAGGCACAACCACGATTTGATACAGCCATACCTCAAAGATTTGATGGACCTCACCAGCCAGCCTCTAGATTTGACTTGCCCCTTGGCCTTCAAGGTGCGCGTTTTGAAAATGTAGCTAACCATCCTGCCTCAAGACTAGAAATGTCACCATATGGACAAGGTGGTCCGTTTGTCGAACATCCCGGCCAGGGCTACAATGGACCATCTCATGGGATGCCGTTCCAGAGACCTGATATATTTGATGGTTCACCTGGACCAAATTTCAATGGgccagctggcccaggagcacAGAATTTCCCATTGAGACCAGCTGGACATTACTTTGATGAAAAAACTCTTCAGGGTCCTCAATATGGGAACTTCAATAATATGCCACTGGGAAGTAATCAG GTTCCTCTCATGTCTGCTCAACCAGGGCCTTATGGCCAAGGTCAACAGTATTTGCCAAATCCTGGAAGTTTTGTTCAGAACCCTGCAG GAGCCCTTCCACATTCATATCCTGATAACCATCTTGGACAGCTTGATGTCAATGAATTGTTTGCTAAACTGCTGTCAACAGGGATCCTCAAACTGTCAAAAACTGATTCCACTTCAGCAC AAGTGAATGAAACATCAGCCCAGCCAGCTGctgaagaggaagatgatgacCAGAATGAAGATCAAAATGTTCCAGACCTCACTAACTTCACAGTTGAAGAACTCAGACA gcGCTATGATAGTGTTATAAATCGACTGTACACTGGGATTCAGTGTTATTCATGTGGAATGAGATTCACTACTTCACAGACAGATGTTTATGCGGATCATTTAGACTGGCATTATCGTCAGAACCGGACAGAAAAAGATGTTAGCAGAAAAATTACACACAGAAGATGGTACTACAGTTTAACA GACTGGATTGAATTTGAAGAAATAGCTGATCTAGAGGAGCGTGCAAAAAGCCAGTATTTTGAAAAAGTTAATGAAGAGGTTGTGTTGAAGACACAAGAAGCTGCGAAAGAGAAGGAGTTTCAGAGTGTCCCTGCTGGACCAGCTGGAGCAGTTGAG AGCTGTGAAATTTGCCGAGAGCAATTTGAACAGTATTgggatgaagaagaggaagagtggCACCTGAAGAATGCTATCAGAGTAGATGAAAAG ATTTACCATCCATCTTGCTATGAAGATTACCAAAAC ACATCATCATTTGACTGCACACCATCTCCCAGCAAGACTCCTGTAGAAAATCCACTAAATATAATGTTGAACATTGTTAAACAAGAAACACAAGAGTCCTGTGACTCACCTAAAGTCAAAGAAGAACCTGATGACACCCCTACTGCCTGTGCAGAAGAGAGCACACCTGCATCTACAGATATTAAAACAGAACCTGATGAGTCTATTTAA